ACAAGATGCTAAAAGTCCATTCAAAAAAGGAATATCAAAGTGCTCTGAAAGACTGAGCATGCCAATTCACAGTATTTTAGCTACTCTTGTGGGAGCTTTTACACATAATCGTGATTTAGTAGCTGAACTCAATGGGAACCTACATTCGCCAAATGTACCTTCAAAAAGGAAGAAGTCTCGGAAGTCTGGAAAGAATGGGAGCAATGGCATTAAAAGTGATAAAGACACCTCATCTGGTGCTGGACTTAAATATGCAGACGTGGATGCTGATAATAAACTGTTGAACTTTCTTCAACCAAGTATATGTACCAAAGGTGGACGCTCTATTGGTAAATTGTTTGTCTCCAGTTCAGAGATTGCTAAAGGGAGCAACGGTACGGTTGTATTTGAAGGAATTTATGAAGGCCGTGCAGTTGCTGTGAAAAGACTTGTCAGGGCACACCATGATATTGCCTTCAAAGAGATACAGAATCTTATTGCATCTGATCGACATCCAAATATCGTTCGGTGGTATGGTGTGGAACAAGACCAAGATTTTGTTTATCTTGCATTGGAACGCTGCATTTGCAGCTTGAGTGACCTTATTCAGATTTATGCTGACACTTCAGAAAATGCTTGTCCTAACCAGAACTTGGATGGAGAATCTATGAAGCATAGACTTTATTTGGACAATTTGAAGGGTATTATTCTGGATACTGacctaatgaatgaaaatggttgTCCTTCACCCCTGTTGCTCAAATTGATGAGGTTTGTTGAGTTATTTTATATCAGCTTTGTGCCTCTTATCATTGTTTCATGGTATATGAGGGTATTTTGCAATCCATTAGATGATGATTTGAAAAAGGCTGAGCTCACTTCGGAAGAAAGCCCCCCGCCCCCCCTTTATTTCTTGCCTGTTTAATTCTAAAAGATCATATAGTTTGGCTTTTGTTCCTATGCTATACCAGACATCAGGTCTCTAGAGGTCCTTTATTTAAGTAAAGAACTCATCGAAATTCActttgttgaatttttgtttgTCCCGCCCGCGGATAGATCTGGGAAGTTAGACAAGAAAATTCCATCACATTCTTCTGACTCATAATTTCTTGTGACAATGGCTTTACAATTGGCCTTTTCAGTGCTTTTGTCTTCATAACTTTTAGGGCTTGGTGCTTTTTCATCCATGCTGTCTCATCtgttttcttttatgattttgcTTTGCTAACTTTATGAATGGTCTGATAAAATAGGTCACCTGCTAGCCTATCCCATCTGCAGTGGGAAAGAAGGGACCTCTACAAATGCTCCTTCCTTTACCAATCCTTAAAAATTTTCTGCATCTTGCATTTCCCGACTGTCATCTTCTGCTTGGTTGATATGCGCTTATAAGATATATATTGCTGTTTCCGTGCATATAAATTGTAATATGTGCCCTGGTAGTGGATGTTAAACATAACTTTTATCTGGAAAaccattttccatttttatcttttgattaTAATGTTCTGAATTCCAATTTGTCTGGGTATGCACATGTTTTGGTGTTCTGATTTTCTTTTCTGGAGGACAGGGATGTGGTTTCTGGTCTTGTGCATCTTCATGATCTGGGAATCATTCATCGAGACCTGAAGCCCCAAAATGTTCTGATAACTAAGGAAAAATTCTTATGTGCTAAGCTTTCTGATATGGGAATCAGCAAGCGCCTCATTGGAGATATGTCTTCATTGGGTCATCGCCCAACAGGCAAGTAATTGTTAAGTATGTAGCTAAAAAATTAGCTGCTAGTGAAGTTATCTTCAGTTCCACCACCATTAAGTATGCTCCTTTATCTAGTAATTTGCATGACACATTGAGCATCTCTACAGTGTCGTCCTTGCTGCATTCAGGAGAAGATTGTTTGATTGACAGCTGACTTCAATTTTCAGTTTCTCACACCAGATTCTTCTTTTAGTGGCCTTagcttttaatattttctttcagaGTTTGCCATAGCATGATGTCTTTAACTTTTTAACGCATATTTCTCCCTGTTCTTACTTGGCAATATTTTTTTGCAGGTTATGGAAGTTCTGGATGGCAAGCTCCTGAACAACTTCTTCATGGACGTCAAACACGTGCTATTGATATGTTCAGTCTGGGGTCTGTTCTGTTTTTCTGCATGACTGGTGGTCGTCATCCCTTTGGAAGTCCTCTTGAGCGTGACATTAACATTACAAAGAATAAAGTGGATCTTTTCTTGTCGGAACACATCCCCGAAGCTGTGGATCTCTTTTCTCGTTTGTTAGATCCCATTGCTGAACTGAGGTAAGAAGTGCACATGTTTtctataatgaaaattttattacatCCCTCACATACCAATAACTATTGACAAATTTAGAGTTCTTTATTGACCATGACATCGTTGTAGCTAGTTATGGCTGGAACTTCTCTTTGAATTGCAATACTGTTTTCATACTCTAAAAATGTTTGTGAAGATGACTATACCCTTTTTATCTCCCTTTAAAATTAAAGCTCCTGCATGGTGATTTTCAAAGTTCaaagaatatttttagtttattcagTGAAGAAGGTAGGCATGATGATTATGACTATTAGTATGTGTACAATCAAGTTTAAGCTCAACTAAAGTTTCAGCTCTATTTAGTTTAGTAATGTGCTTGATAAGTTTCAGACCCATTCAACGTTTTAAGTGGGCTGTGCAGTTATTTCTTCACTGCTGTTCAGGAATGCAGGAAACATCTCTGTATCAGTATTacctattttatttctttagatCTTAAAAAATGACTACATATAAAAAGATTCTTAGAAAATCCAGTACTAGCTAGGGGCTAGAGTCAGAGTCGTAATTTTGCATACTTGAGGTGCAAGGCTTGATCCTCACAATAGACCCATAGGCATCCCTTTCCCCACCCTGACCACCATTATCCctgtcaaaaaataataatttttgaaaaaaaaggaaagaaaaaacagaCAATgcaagagaaataaagaaaattagagGTTTTTGCTTCATGAATTGGTAGCTATCTTAGCGCATTGAGGTGTAGCTGTATTTTCAATTAACATAACATTAACATTGTAATGGGAAAACTCCTAAACCGTTCTCTTGGATAAAGTGCATGTCCTGCTAGTCTATGTACACTGTACCTGCCTATTGCTAAATcctctttttttccctttaaactCTGTCAAAGACCAAAGGCAGTGAAGGTGCTTGCTCATCCTTTCTTTTGGACTGCTGAGATGCGACTGTCATTTTTTCGTGATTCAAGCGACAGGGTGGAACTTGAAGATAGGGAGACTTCTTCTGATCTTCTGAAAGCATTAGAAGGTACAGCGCCTGTGGCTTTGGGTGGAAAATGGGATGAGAAGATGGAACCtcctttcatcaaaaatattggCCATTACAGGCGATATAGATTTGACAGTATTCGTGATTTGCTGCGTGTGATGCGGAACAAGCTAAATCATTATAGAGAGCTTCCCACCGAAATTCAGGTTAGTTTTGATCAATTTATATAGTACTTTACTACTTAATACGTATTGTTATTCAACAAATTGGTGCACTTAACATTTGGTCAAGACTTCCTTTGAGGAATTAGCTTTTGTGTGGGAACATCTCGAAGAAGCAGTGTGCTGCTAGGTGGAAATATTATCGATGATTTCAGATTGTATTTGCTGACTTCCGGTGTATCTTCACTTCATTTCAGGAAATTCTAGGAACCGTTCCAGAAGGATTTGACGGCTATTTTAGGAGGCGGTTTCCGCGACTACTAATTGAAGTGTATAAAGTGATGTCAGAATACTGTAAAGATGAAGCCTGTTTTCAGAAGTACTTCACAAGCAGTGTACTTTAGGCTCCTCCAGATAGTAGCTGAATCTTGTTCCATTCTTACATTACATGTATGATGTAACATGATTGTAAATTGTAATATACACCATGTAAATATGCCTGTGCCGGGGAGGTACCAGAAAGCTGTCCGAATACACCACTGTtgttggaaagaaaaataatgtaaatatgAAACCAAATGTGTAATCTTATTGAAGTATGTTTACCAacatttctctctttttattttaaatgctCAAATATGTTCCTTATTCGAGCTGAAAGGGTTTGTAGTAAGCATACATATGGATTAGCAGGATATTCTAGTGCtagagaattttatttttattcaaaaataggCTTAAATGGAAAGGCAGAAACAGTTGCAGATTCATATATCCGACTCCAGTTAGTTCGAGATTGAGTTATAGTAATAGTTGTTGAAAGGTTCTTCGATTATTTGACATAATATGTCAATTGGCATCAGAACTTTGTAAAATTTGATACAGTTACAGCATCGTCTACACAAATACGCAGTCAAGCTTAATACTTACATTTGAGGAAGAGTAGTAGATTTTTGTTTATGAACTATACAGATTCTCCAAAACTTACAACCCTGTTCGAGTATATCTCAGAACGGTCAGTTCTTGAACCATTTACTGATGCATCTTGATCAATACTTCTTACTGAAGTCACCTCTAGTTGCCTTCGTTTGGATCGAGACCTCACTGACTCTTCCTTTTCATCAGCAAAAGAAAGGAATGTCTGCAGTCGTCCTGATCGTGAACTTTCACTAGCTACCTCAGAATTGGGATAGTATTGGCAATATTGACATGCTAGCATCACAAAATAAATGAGCAGAGCCAGAAAACATGCCAACCCACATAGAAAGAATAGACCTGAGAAGCTTTTCAGCTGAAGCCTGTCCACTTCAAGCTTTGTATTCTGTGAAGTGCAAGCTATTCCAGAAAGCCATTTATCATGGATCCTTTGAAGTTCTCCATTCTCTGATAGTTTCAAAATTGCTGTTGACATGTCTACTGCTAGAGGAGAATCCCTAGGGAAAGCCTAGGagggaaaaaaatagaaaacaaatcaAGTACTAGTCATAAAACAGCAAAGTCAGGAAAGGGCATTATTCTCAAAACATCGACAGGTCTGGCTTAAATCCTTCAAAACAGAAGGTCTTATATTGATTAGTTTGATGGCATGGGATGAAAGGAAAGTTAGTTATAAACATAGCCAAACCAAATACACCAACTTAGtacttttattctttacttTAAACGCTCTCATCAATCGACCCCCTATGTTTTGAAGGTACCATAAAGCAAATTTTGTGTGAAGCAAGCACCATGTTATATCGAGAGTGTTAATGATCTCCCAAATTTTCAGGTTTCCTTCCATATATCGAGCTAACAGTAGTATGATTCACCTTCAGAAGACATGTTTCAAGCAGGATTATTCCGTATAACTAAGGAACAACGGAGAAAACCATGCATcagtaaaaaaattgaactttctTGGCATATTTGCATGTATTAGATGTAAATACTTCTCATGCGTAATCAATTTCTTGGCATATTTGCATGTTCGTCAATTCATCACGGTATGAGACAACATCAACAAAAGCAGATTCACATGTATAAGAAAGGTGAAGTTGACAAGGACATGTAAAAGCAAAAGGTGAAGTGACCGAGAGCTACTTACAAACCCCCATCCATTTTTTGTGAATTCTTGACCCAGAATACTGAATTGGCAACGCGATGAGAGGAAAAGCTCCATATAAGCACGCTCATCTACCACTGCTGCAACACCACCACGGCTAGGACCATCTTTTAAAGCTTTAGCATAATCTTCAGGGAGGTTAAGTGGAACAAGTCTAGATTCATCAATGCGAAGTTCTTGAATCAGATAGTTACGGGCAAATGAACCCCACTGATAACCAATGGGTTCCTTTGTATTTACTAAACTTTCAATTCCGGTAATTGGGGAAGAAAGTTTCTGCACTGTAAGAATTGAGGTGAGACTGGCAGTATAGCTTGAGTTTATTATCAAAACCACAAATAGCCATATAAGAAGGACAATACGGCCAAAGGTGCTGACAGTGTTTTCTCCTGCATacaaaagtgtttttttttttgttatagaaGCTCATTCAAATGTTAGTACAGAAGTAACTCAACCAGCATAGGTTACTTACTCTGGGCAGTAAAGAGAGTTGAAAAGCTGAACCTGCAAAAGAGTTTTACATAGGAAAGGGTCAAGAGTTTAATATTCTACAAAGTGAATTTGGCAAGTGGAAACTAGAAGGTGTGGGAGAAAGTCAAGAAAGAGCGAACAATATATGACATACTCTTTCATCAGGTAAATATATGCTAATTTAGTATTTATGTTTTGCCAACTCACCATAAAACAGTGACAATCTGTTTACTCGGAGGTCCACGAAAATCATCATTCAATCTGTGTTCCAAAATCCAAATTACAGTGCccacaattaagaaaaaaacaccAGTGACACACCACATCTTAGGAGTAAATGGACTGAGAAAAGCCCAAGCATTAGAATTCTGCTCCTTAACTGGTGCCACTACAACTAACCCAGATTCAATGTATGGTTGAGTGAAATCAACCATTTTTGTTCGATTAGTTGTAATCGCTATGTCACCTATGGCTGCATCATAAACCTGAAATAAAAGATCAAGTGGATACAGTTAGAAAGCACATTGTTCAAATGGCAGTACAATAGAACCTTGGTAGTCTTATACTCACTCCTGCTGTGATTAGGCGTATTAGCTCTGTATCATCTGGATTGTTATGACCATCCCCAAAGGCAACTAGCTTGTAAGGGACAGCATAAGGCAATAAGTCTATGGCAGTAGTGAAGACCTCAATACAGTATCCTCTGAATGAGTCAATGCCTGGTACCTTTCCAACAAATTCACGAAAGCTAGCTCGGTTAGGAACTCCAATTTTCAGTTGTCTCCCATTGTTTGGAAAAACCCATCCACGGGGTTTTTCCGTTATTTGTCCAGGCCAGATTATACTGTGTAGCTGTTGATTCGAAGAGGAACAATTTGGCGGCTTAGAGTACAGTGTTTCAGGAGGCACAATTGATAAACCAGAGTATTCAGACCAATAACCAACTTTCCTAAAACCTGTACCAACCACATTAATGACTTCAAAAGTAGGGCGGAAGAGTTCCTTTTCAGAAGTGAAACTAAAAGGTCCTGTTACACCTGTCATATTAACCTTAAAAATGTTGTCTCGCAATAACTTCCCTCCATCAAAGATGCTCATAGAATCAAGATTCATACTTCCACTATTCAGTTCAGTTAGCCTTGGATCCTTAGAAAATGAAACTTTTCCACCCTGGTTAAAGAATTCATTGATGGCACGAGCAAGCAACCACACAGTGTCATAAGCATAGAGTGCATAAGTGGACATCCTTGAAGATCCAGTAAGTCCTGCCTTCCTTGTCAAATTGCTCCACCGTGATACAAACTTCTGTTTCAATTCTGAACCTGGAGTGTGTATACGCAAGGTAATAGCCCCTTCAAGGTTCTCTTTTTCATCCGAAGAAAGGGGACTACCAGCGTCAAGGATAGTTGAGAGCCAATTTGTAGCAATCCACACATATCCTTTATCTATCATCCCCAAATACCGTGCCATAGAGAATATCTCCAGACCCTTTGTAGGATAAGTATGAACAACCATTATTCGTGACTCTCTCAAAGCAACCTGAACCAAAGCATCCCGGGCATCATCCAATGTTGCTCCAGGTTTCATTGCTGCTTTGTAAGAGATCGAACATCGCCTCTTGGCCAGCTGATCTGCTAATGCAGCTATACCATTTCTTCcaaaatcatcatcaatatatatagCAATCACCTCCCTCCATTCATAGTACTCAACCATTTCAGCTATAGCTTCCATCTGAAACTTATCACTTGGTGAAGTTCTAACAAAAAACGGGTACTGAAGCGAAGAAAGAGAGGGATCTGTGGCTGCAAATGATAATAGAGGGACCTGCAGCTCATTCGCAATGTTTGATACCACATGAGCTATAACAGAAGATTGGGGGCCAACAATTGCCATAGTATCCGTCTCCATGAAACGGATAGCTGTTATAAAAACCAAACAATTTACAAAAAACTCAAAGCGCAATAACAGAATTATTGGAACACTGAAAATGCTATCCACAAAAGCAACAAAATTACAGATATTTGCAAAGGGCTAGCTTACCCTCAACTATTCCAAGAAATCCACTGGCATTACTGTCCAATGTTATCATATTCAGTTTAGTTCCTCCAAGAACATCTGGATTGGAATTTATATCCTCAACGGCAGCTTCCGCAGCAACTTTAGTAACTTTCCCAACAAGTGTATTGAAAGACACCATACACCCAATGTTCACAACTTTAGGCCTTGCAGAAAGAGTTGAATTAACCCCCTCTGAAGAACACCCATTGTAGAGAACTACTAAAATTAGTGTCCAAAATAGTCTCATAGTGAACTTGGGTACAAAAATGTGCAATCTTGACACTGCTAGGCAGAGATAGGAAAGATTTACATCAACAGAAATTAAGTGTACATAGTAAGCAGTAACATCAAGAATTCAAAACACATAATGGTTCAGTCAAAGCATATTAAAAagggggaaaagggaagaaagggGTAGCCTCAATTTCACACTAGAAAGACATGAACAGTAATTTTCCCACCTAGAGTGTGAAATGGGCCATATTTCATAAGGAGATAATGGAGCAGACAAAAAGAATATTGAAACTCTGAAAAGAACAGAACAAAATCTTGAGAAAATATGGATTGAGTATTGGATAGGGACAAGAAATTTACTTACAGAACATTAAACCGCCATAACAAAAGGGGGAAAATAAAGAACAAGAAGCAGaaggaaaagggaaaaaaagctGTAGTTTTCTTTAGTGGGGTATCTGCTTCTGCTCTTCCCCACTAATAAAGCATAAAGGGCAAAGCAAATAAGTGCAACTACTGAAATCTTGAGGTTTCagcaagaaaaaaatatgaacttttCTACTTTTATGAAACTAATAACTACTATTCCGATAATCATTAACCGAACTACTCAATTTTCTCACCTAGTTCATGTATGGCTTACAAAATTCTGAATTTGGTATTTTTGGTTTGAAGTTTGAACTAAAAGATGATTAAACAGTGAACACACTCAGGTACCATTGCCAAGAAAATAGGACAAAAAAGTGTGTTAAATATATAACacaaacaataacaaatatTGCACTGATAGGTATTTCTTCATTCATAGTTTCTAAATTCGAATATTTTTGGTTCAGAATTATCATAACACACTTTATCTTATAAtataaaatcttttaatttttaatacgAATCAAATATAATCATATTACAATATGAATTCGAAAGACGATATGAGGAAAAAAAAACGCATGAAAAATGTGCATGGCTTGTGTACTAAAGAATATGTGTAATTGTAGATTAAGGTATAAAATATTCACTTTCTTCCAACTtccaatattattattattatataatttggACTAGCCAACTAACCTATGCCACATTGTTAGAAACATCCTTAATGACTCACCATCCTTAttgaattttaattcttttatcgAAAATTTGTTGAGTTATTCtggaatttcaaaaataaaaacacattttgTTATAAGCTTGTTTATTGACTTttgaataattctttttattattgtaattatcTTTATTTGACGCATGACATAATTAATATCGTAATTGTATAATCATTCCCAAACTACTTACTATACTATAGTCGGGAACTTAGTAATGTGGATCCTCGTATCATGGGGCATAACCTCCACACTTTTGATCGAGTATGATGAAATAAGATATCCATCGAgacaatattaatatatatttttatgtaatattgtTTGCTTAAAATACTTTTCACAATCCATCTTCTAACTTGTTATTTTCAACAAATCAATATCTAACAATAATTAGaatatttataaacaaaaaagttagtaaagaaaaatgaacaatTGTCATAGACTTATGTGGCTAATAAGGTCAACACCTGAGGTCCCCATGCATTGGTTAATGGCCCGATTTGGAGTATCCTGTGTATAcatcaaatcatataaatttgaaaataaaatatatagtaattaattattattaagtaattaaattctataaaacataaattacatatttattaatttgatataaatattcataCGATTTTAAATGAACAAGCCTTTCGTTTTATCAGTCTTTATATTTGGACAGTCTGAATATATCCAacacaattttttattaaattttctttgtgGTCATCGTGCCCACTACTACCCTATTTGTTCAGAGTGGGGtttaacattattatttttgtccTTATGTATTTGATGTCAtgttgattttaatattttaagtgattatataattaatgactataagtttaaaaattattttttattaataaatattattaaaataataaatattaatcgagttataatcaaataaatcaattGCTTTTCACATGCAAGGAAATTTTTGAATgggagtaaaaaaaaaaactatttaaaaagcttttaattttaataaataaataaacaagcaATTGTCATATCTACATCAAAGTATCATTCTTCTGGGAAAAAGGTCAAAAGTGTACTACTACCTACTCCatttgagattttattttttttaattaggttgatattcaaaataaagtttgactagtttgaatttttgttgaacaatttaattgatttgagttcgtattgaataaaattttatttttgaagtaacattttctattaaatatttttttatatttaaaatttaaatttgaaaattttttatttaaggaaaGTTATAGCTTTTTAATATTTTCGACTTGCATTTCTTTAGCCACTAATCTTGACCTCATACCCATTTTAaaagctttttaaaattttacatcagCAATAAAATAGTTTTGAATAAACTTTCCATAAAGAATTGTATTCGATATTAAGTTGAATTCATAAAAGATTAACTagtgtattaatttaatatcaaaCATGCTATTTATGTTAAATTAGTTGAAAAAATACATAACATGTGCCATTTATATAcaacttaattaaaaataattactatatttatattttaattgattatttaactatcattacttaacagaaattaTAGAAGAAGATCTTTTTATGCAATTTGTAAAATGATTAAGAGAAGAAATATATACacagagcctgtttggctcagcttaaaagctggtcaaactgacttaaaagctggtttttgacttatttaggtGTTTGACaatacttaaaataacttattttaagttaaaaaaaaaacttattttaagcccaaagttaaaagctggggtaggggtgcttttttttccagcttataagctgttttaagttgaccacatttttacctttttgcccttaatatttttatacaatctccaaattacccacataaccctaacatctctttcttctatttttcccttttcacgtgtggatgatagacaattactattactaatgaatgaaaataaaataaatgttaaatctttcaagtgatctattcaaattatatattattaaaatgtaaaataagttgcacatataacttaaataaaaatttatatttctcttataaataatttgtgataataaaaaaatatgtgaatgatagacaattattattacctatggatgaaactaaaataaaatcttaaatcgttctttaatctattcaaattatatatctttaaaatctataataagtttatattcctcttataaataatttgtgatgagaaagaaatatgtgaataatagcaaaatataattatttatgactgtaaaatataaattaattaacttttattatattaacaacttttaagggtatttcagacattttgatttaaaaagctgtttatcagcacttatttgccaaacacatcaacaactttttttttaacttcagcacttttatccaagtttcagcactttcaaaattactttttaaaactgcttttattaagcccatccagaCGGGCCCACAATGTTCTGAATTTCT
This window of the Solanum pennellii chromosome 2, SPENNV200 genome carries:
- the LOC107010275 gene encoding glutamate receptor 3.6 isoform X1, producing MFLSRLHIFVPKFTMRLFWTLILVVLYNGCSSEGVNSTLSARPKVVNIGCMVSFNTLVGKVTKVAAEAAVEDINSNPDVLGGTKLNMITLDSNASGFLGIVEAIRFMETDTMAIVGPQSSVIAHVVSNIANELQVPLLSFAATDPSLSSLQYPFFVRTSPSDKFQMEAIAEMVEYYEWREVIAIYIDDDFGRNGIAALADQLAKRRCSISYKAAMKPGATLDDARDALVQVALRESRIMVVHTYPTKGLEIFSMARYLGMIDKGYVWIATNWLSTILDAGSPLSSDEKENLEGAITLRIHTPGSELKQKFVSRWSNLTRKAGLTGSSRMSTYALYAYDTVWLLARAINEFFNQGGKVSFSKDPRLTELNSGSMNLDSMSIFDGGKLLRDNIFKVNMTGVTGPFSFTSEKELFRPTFEVINVVGTGFRKVGYWSEYSGLSIVPPETLYSKPPNCSSSNQQLHSIIWPGQITEKPRGWVFPNNGRQLKIGVPNRASFREFVGKVPGIDSFRGYCIEVFTTAIDLLPYAVPYKLVAFGDGHNNPDDTELIRLITAGVYDAAIGDIAITTNRTKMVDFTQPYIESGLVVVAPVKEQNSNAWAFLSPFTPKMWCVTGVFFLIVGTVIWILEHRLNDDFRGPPSKQIVTVLWFSFSTLFTAQRENTVSTFGRIVLLIWLFVVLIINSSYTASLTSILTVQKLSSPITGIESLVNTKEPIGYQWGSFARNYLIQELRIDESRLVPLNLPEDYAKALKDGPSRGGVAAVVDERAYMELFLSSRCQFSILGQEFTKNGWGFAFPRDSPLAVDMSTAILKLSENGELQRIHDKWLSGIACTSQNTKLEVDRLQLKSFSGLFFLCGLACFLALLIYFVMLACQYCQYYPNSEVASESSRSGRLQTFLSFADEKEESVRSRSKRRQLEVTSVRSIDQDASVNGSRTDRSEIYSNRVVSFGESV
- the LOC107010275 gene encoding glutamate receptor 3.6 isoform X2, with the translated sequence MRLFWTLILVVLYNGCSSEGVNSTLSARPKVVNIGCMVSFNTLVGKVTKVAAEAAVEDINSNPDVLGGTKLNMITLDSNASGFLGIVEAIRFMETDTMAIVGPQSSVIAHVVSNIANELQVPLLSFAATDPSLSSLQYPFFVRTSPSDKFQMEAIAEMVEYYEWREVIAIYIDDDFGRNGIAALADQLAKRRCSISYKAAMKPGATLDDARDALVQVALRESRIMVVHTYPTKGLEIFSMARYLGMIDKGYVWIATNWLSTILDAGSPLSSDEKENLEGAITLRIHTPGSELKQKFVSRWSNLTRKAGLTGSSRMSTYALYAYDTVWLLARAINEFFNQGGKVSFSKDPRLTELNSGSMNLDSMSIFDGGKLLRDNIFKVNMTGVTGPFSFTSEKELFRPTFEVINVVGTGFRKVGYWSEYSGLSIVPPETLYSKPPNCSSSNQQLHSIIWPGQITEKPRGWVFPNNGRQLKIGVPNRASFREFVGKVPGIDSFRGYCIEVFTTAIDLLPYAVPYKLVAFGDGHNNPDDTELIRLITAGVYDAAIGDIAITTNRTKMVDFTQPYIESGLVVVAPVKEQNSNAWAFLSPFTPKMWCVTGVFFLIVGTVIWILEHRLNDDFRGPPSKQIVTVLWFSFSTLFTAQRENTVSTFGRIVLLIWLFVVLIINSSYTASLTSILTVQKLSSPITGIESLVNTKEPIGYQWGSFARNYLIQELRIDESRLVPLNLPEDYAKALKDGPSRGGVAAVVDERAYMELFLSSRCQFSILGQEFTKNGWGFAFPRDSPLAVDMSTAILKLSENGELQRIHDKWLSGIACTSQNTKLEVDRLQLKSFSGLFFLCGLACFLALLIYFVMLACQYCQYYPNSEVASESSRSGRLQTFLSFADEKEESVRSRSKRRQLEVTSVRSIDQDASVNGSRTDRSEIYSNRVVSFGESV